DNA sequence from the Nitrospinota bacterium genome:
TGTATCCATGGTGTCGAGAGATGGAAGAGTAATTGCGGATGCAGCACGGGAATGCATCCCGAATGGAACCAGGCTTGGAGGGCTCCTCTACGCGAAGCAATGGATTGGCTGAGGAATACCCTTACCCCTCTATATGAAAACGAACTGTCTGCTTATGTCAAAGATGCGTGGCAAATCAGGAATAATTATATTGAAGTCATGCTCGATCGATCTCCTCAAAATGTGGAACAGTTCTTCAATCATAATGCTCATCGGGAACTCTCACCAGAAGAAAAGGTAGTGGTTCTCAAGCTTCTCGAGATACAGCGCCAAGCCATGCTTATGTATACTAGCTGCGGCTGGTTTTTTGATGATATCTCAGGCATTGAAACGGTTCAGGTAATGCAGCATGCCTGTCGCGCCATGCAACTCGCTGAGGAAATAACCAGCACATCCCTCGATCAAGATTACATTAAGATCCTTGAGCGGGCACCAACTAATCTTGCTGAGCTTAAAACAGGTGCCGAAGTCTACGAAATATTTGTAAAGCCTTCTATTGTTGATCTCCTTCGATTTGCAGCACATTTTGCAGTATCTTCTCTGTTTGAAGATTATCCTGAAATCATCAAGCTCCTTTCTTACACAGCCAAAAGCAAGATCTATGACAAAGAAGATCTGGGAATGCAGAGGCTGTGTATTGGTAAAGCAAGAATTCATTCTGATATCTCATGGGAAGAAAACATGGTAAGCTATGCAGTTCTGCATTTTGGTGACCACAACCTTATCGGAGGGGTTCGTAAACACATGGGAGATGAACCCTTTTCTACCATGCGCCAAGAAATAAAAAATAACTTTCTAAAGAGCGATATTGCTAAGGTTATTCGTTTGATGGACAAGCATTTTGGAACACACAACTATTCTCTCTGGGATCTTTTCAGGGATGAGAAGAGAAAGATTTTAAACCAGATCCTTGAACCAACTCTAAAAGAAATAGAAGATTCTTATCGTCGCATTTACGAGTACCATCTACCGATTATGCAAGTAATGAAAGAAAAACGGATTCCCCTCCCTAAAACCTTGGCTGCGACTGTAGAATTTGTAGTAAATTTAGATCTTCAAAAGGAACTGGAAAGAGAAGAACTTGATATAGAACGGCTGCAAGATTTAGTTGAGGAAACGAAAAAATGGGCTTTACAGCTGGACAAGACAACTCTTGGCTTTCTCGCAAGCCAGAAAATTAATAAACTGATGGAAAGATTATCAGAGATCATAGGGGATATCTCACCGTTAAAAACATCAGAAGCCGTGTTAAGAATTTTAGAGTATGTCTCATTGCTGGAAACCATAGAAGCGGTATTTAGAACTTTGGATGAATTACATCTGGAATTGGATCTATGGAGAGCGCAGAATATCTATTTTGCAATCAGCAAGCATTTTCACAGTGAAATGCAAAAAAGAGCAGAAAAAGAAAATCAGACTGCTCAAAAATGGGTCGAGCTTTTTGACAAATTAGGAAATTATTTGAACATAAAAAATTAATGA
Encoded proteins:
- a CDS encoding DUF3536 domain-containing protein yields the protein MEEIEQQDPAYPYHDWNERITAGCYAPNTASRILDPDKRIIDIVNNYAKISFNFGPTLLSWMQNYMPQVYEELLEADQESQKNFSGHGSALAQVYNHMIMPLANSRDKRTQVIWGLKDFEYRFKRRPEGMWLSETAVDLETLDIMSEQGIKFAILAPLQAKQVRKINDKKWIDVSNEKIDPKMPYLCQLPSGGTINLFFYDGPISKDIAFGKLLNNGELFAKRLQNAFSQDRNSSQLVHIATDGESYGHYHRFGDMALAYALHYIESNNLARITNYGEYLELQPPEYEVEIFENSSWSCIHGVERWKSNCGCSTGMHPEWNQAWRAPLREAMDWLRNTLTPLYENELSAYVKDAWQIRNNYIEVMLDRSPQNVEQFFNHNAHRELSPEEKVVVLKLLEIQRQAMLMYTSCGWFFDDISGIETVQVMQHACRAMQLAEEITSTSLDQDYIKILERAPTNLAELKTGAEVYEIFVKPSIVDLLRFAAHFAVSSLFEDYPEIIKLLSYTAKSKIYDKEDLGMQRLCIGKARIHSDISWEENMVSYAVLHFGDHNLIGGVRKHMGDEPFSTMRQEIKNNFLKSDIAKVIRLMDKHFGTHNYSLWDLFRDEKRKILNQILEPTLKEIEDSYRRIYEYHLPIMQVMKEKRIPLPKTLAATVEFVVNLDLQKELEREELDIERLQDLVEETKKWALQLDKTTLGFLASQKINKLMERLSEIIGDISPLKTSEAVLRILEYVSLLETIEAVFRTLDELHLELDLWRAQNIYFAISKHFHSEMQKRAEKENQTAQKWVELFDKLGNYLNIKN